The region GCAGTAGTCGTAGATGACGTAGCCCATGTTGCGCACCCACTGCAGGTCGGCGCGCGCCTTGGGGGAGAGGTTGAAGTGCGGGGACCCGGCGGGCTCGGCGCCGCACCACGACACCCCCGGCGACGGCCGGCAGTAGGTGATGTTGTAGTTGCGGTAGTAGGAGACGAAGGGCGCCAGCGACCAGTCCGTCTTGACGCGCCCGCCCTGCGTCGCCCAGTCGTCGGCGTTCCACAGGCTCCCGTACACCCGCTGCTGCTGCCACGACGGGAACGGCACGCCCTGCTCCTCGTTGTTGTCGAACGACCGGATCGTCACGCCGTCCACCTCGATCCTGCAAAAGTTCAGTTCACATCCGTATATATGTTCAGAAGATCGGTACGATCGACCACCACATACTCAACGTACATACTTATCACGCAAGAAAAGAGATCGGGAAATGTGCTAGGTTATTTACGTGATGCGCCTGGGGTTCCAGACGATGGAGTAGGTGTGGTACTCGGCGCTGGGGTCGAACCAGAGCTTGAACTGCTGCTCCCGGCCGCCCACGCCGTAGGCGAATACGTTGGTGTGGAGGGTGTAGGGCTCTCCGGTGGAGTTGCCCAGGAACTCCAGGTCGATCTCGTCGTGGATGTCCcacggcccctccgagatggtctgTATGCGTACCACGTACACGTGCACCCAGATATTCACTCAAAAGTCAACTCGACGCATACGCGCACTGGCGCGCTAGCTGCACCAAATACAATCCTACTGAAAACGACAGACTGACTAGATCGAGATCTTACGTAGACGGTGCAGACGGTGCCGGCGGAGTTGCcttcgacgagcttgatgtcgagGTCGATGCGGGCGAAGAGGTACATGTCGTTGGACTTGAAGGCGGAGCCCCGGTTGAAGTCCAGCGAGAGCGCCAGCGCctcgctgtcgccgtccatgaagTAGTAGGTGTGGTCCGCGCTCCATATGATCTGGATGTCCTTGTAGATGTCCGCCCTGCCCACATCGACGCCCAGGAGGAAGGCCAGGGCTACGCCTACGCACAGGAGCCGCAGCTTTGGCCTACAAGGCAATGCTGGCGCCATGGCTGGCTAGCTATCCCCTGTCCCTGCTGCTGCTATGTGCAGTGCCGGGACACAAGCTAGCTAGCCTCTGTCTTGCTGCTTCCAA is a window of Triticum dicoccoides isolate Atlit2015 ecotype Zavitan chromosome 2B, WEW_v2.0, whole genome shotgun sequence DNA encoding:
- the LOC119365471 gene encoding probable xyloglucan endotransglucosylase/hydrolase protein 16, which codes for MAPALPCRPKLRLLCVGVALAFLLGVDVGRADIYKDIQIIWSADHTYYFMDGDSEALALSLDFNRGSAFKSNDMYLFARIDLDIKLVEGNSAGTVCTVYTISEGPWDIHDEIDLEFLGNSTGEPYTLHTNVFAYGVGGREQQFKLWFDPSAEYHTYSIVWNPRRITIEVDGVTIRSFDNNEEQGVPFPSWQQQRVYGSLWNADDWATQGGRVKTDWSLAPFVSYYRNYNITYCRPSPGVSWCGAEPAGSPHFNLSPKARADLQWVRNMGYVIYDYCTDMSNRYTATSRPKECSLPPRP